One part of the Prunus persica cultivar Lovell chromosome G5, Prunus_persica_NCBIv2, whole genome shotgun sequence genome encodes these proteins:
- the LOC18778025 gene encoding protein PAM68, chloroplastic — MAAIAGLSSWSSKPSPISPSQHQASSSKISIKPWTFSITNSLKEITKTHYPISTTDQNQKFFSPSTHLNATLRSPRGFGPSPKKKKKTKKNTNQDNDSDEDDDEDEEEDEREEGVIPEIVTNRMIGRMGFTVGVPLFLGLLFFPFFYYLKVGLKIDVPTWVPFIVSFVFFGTALFGVSYGIVSSSWDPLREGSLLGWNEAQKNWPVFWQSLRGGSKKD, encoded by the exons ATGGCTGCAATTGCAGGGCTATCTTCATGGTCATCCAAGCCCTCTCCAATTAGTCCCTCGCAACACCAAGCATCATCAAGTAAG ATTAGTATTAAGCCTTGGACTTTCTCCATCACCAACAGTTTgaaagaaataacaaaaacccacTACCCAATCTCTACAACAGACCAAAACCAGAAGTTTTTTTCTCCCTCCACACACTTAAATGCAACCTTGAGGAGCCCAAGAGGCTTTGGCCCTtccccaaagaaaaagaaaaagaccaaGAAGAACACTAACCAAGACAATGACAGCGATGAAGATGACGATGAGGACGAGGAAGAGGACGAGCGGGAGGAAGGCGTAATACCGGAGATCGTGACAAACAGGATGATTGGGAGGATGGGGTTCACAGTTGGGGTGCCATTGTTTCTGGGGCTCTTGTTCTTCCCATTCTTCTACTACTTGAAAGTGGGCCTGAAAATAGATGTGCCCACTTGGGTGCCCTTCATAgtgtcgtttgtgttctttggGACGGCCCTTTTTGGGGTCAGCTATGGGATTGTGTCCTCCAGTTGGGATCCTTTGAGGGAAGGCTCCCTCTTGGGTTGGAATGAGGCTCAGAAGAATTGGCCTGTGTTTTGGCAGTCCCTTCGCGGTGGATCTAAAAAGGACTAA
- the LOC18777833 gene encoding F-box/LRR-repeat protein At3g58900 produces MGSHSKGRFKACTEDRISGLPNEILCHILSFLGTDVAVKTSLLSHRWKNVWTKVPTITLWDFDYRNSFYRDRFGEFVDHVLLSRGSSDIHTFQLHCSEFEDDSRFDAWICPAVERNVVELEFSVLCYLCEESGMDWEDWLYEFPRSLYMCKTLVVLKLRLLSVITITPTLDCFPSLKVLHLTICHTDTDSMGKPISCCPVLEDLIIVGSLQEFSYLEFNISALKLNSLLIYLEPFGRDKYNIFVNINAPNVENLESWMKFWQFNLFILNNLYKSQTVVAYYGKDFVLHVPRVWCPPMWVPISLSSSCLKTICIRGFKERPDEMEAAKYLLKHGEVLNNLIIYTP; encoded by the exons ATGGGTTCGCATTCAAAGGGTCGATTTAAAGCATGCACTGAGGATAGGATTAGTGGATTACCAAATGAAATTCTCTGCCACATTCTTTCCTTCCTTGGAACAGACGTGGCTGTAAAGACCAGCCTTTTATCCCACAGGTGGAAGAATGTGTGGACTAAAGTTCCTACTATAACTCTATGGGATTTCGATTATCGAAATAGTTTTTACAGAGATCGCTTTGGGGAATTTGTGGATCATGTTCTGTTATCGCGTGGCTCGTCAGACATCCATACATTCCAACTTCATTGTTCTGAATTTGAGGATGATTCTCGGTTTGATGCTTGGATTTGCCCCGCCGTTGAGCGTAATGTTGTTGAACTGGAATTTTCTGTTCTGTGTTATCTTTGTGAGGAGTCCGGGATGGATTGGGAAGACTGGCTCTATGAGTTTCCAAGAAGCCTTTACATGTGCAAAACATTGGTGGTTTTGAAGCTGAGGCTGCTATCAGTTATTACCATCACTCCCACCTTAGATTGTTTCCCAAGTCTCAAGGTTCTCCATCTTACAATCTGTCATACTGATACCGACTCAATGGGGAAACCCATTTCTTGTTGCCCTGTACTTGAAGATTTGATTATAGTTGGATCACTTCAAGAATTTTCGTATTTAGAATTTAATATCTCCGCACTGAAACTAAATAGCCTACTGATTTATTTGGAACCATTTGGTAGAGATAAGTACAACATTTTTGTTAATATCAATGCTCCaaatgttgaaaatttggAATCGTGGATGAAGTTTTGGCAA TTTAacttgtttattttaaataatcttTACAAGTCGCAAACTGTTGTTGCTTACTATGGGAAAGACTTCGTACTCCATGTACCCCGTGTATGGTGTCCGCCAATGTGGGTACCTATTTCCTTGTCATCATCATGCCTCAAGACCATTTGCATACGGGGATTCAAGGAACGGCCAGATGAGATGGAAGCGGCAAAGTACTTGTTGAAGCATGGTGAAGTCTTGAATAACTTGATAATTTATACTCCGTGA
- the LOC18775891 gene encoding protein BREVIS RADIX isoform X1, which translates to MFTCIACTKQTDDGGEEGGARGSGTPSTKEAVKSLTAQIKDMALKFSGAYKQCKPCTGSSNYKKGTPRPYPDFDTASEGIPYPYAASSSSTPAWDFTSNHQLGARSDSRFTRAYGGGDRTPGGASYAQSCDVVLDEDEPKEWMAQVEPGVHITFVSLPNGGNDLKRIRFSREMFNKWQAQRWWGENYDRIMELYNVQRFNRQALHTPPRSEDEQQRDSSYSRMGSAMESPMAPSNKDWTPRNQYKPSGAGSRGYFPSDSFDHGGGGHHYNAGGSSAYGAGGHKGEASSFDASRTTTSSRDEASISISNASDVESEWVEEDEPGVYITIRQLADGTRELRRVRFSRERFGEMNAKSWWEENRERIQAQYL; encoded by the exons atgttTACGTGCATAGCATGTACGAAGCAGACggacgatggtggagaggaaGGAGGAGCGCGTGGCAGTGGCACCCCAAGTACAAAAGAAGCCGTCAAAAGCCTGACGGCGCAG ATCAAAGATATGGCACTGAAATTCTCTGGTGCTTACAAGCAATGCAAACCATGCACAGGGTCGAGTAATTATAAGAAAGGAACACCGAGACCTTACCCGGATTTTGATACTGCTTCAGAAGGGATTCCATACCCCTATGCTGCAAGCTCAAGTTCTACACCAGCTTGGGACTTCACCTCTAATCATCAGTTGGGTGCAAGATCAGACTCAAGATTTACCAGAGCATATGGTGGGGGTGATCGGACCCCGGGAGGTGCATCCTATGCTCAGTCTTGTGATGTAGTTTTGGATGAGGATGAGCCTAAGGAGTGGATGGCACAAGTGGAACCCGGCGTACACATCACTTTCGTATCTCTTCCTAATGGGGGAAATGATCTCAAACGAATTCGTTTCAG CCGAGAGATGTTTAACAAATGGCAAGCTCAGCGATGGTGGGGTGAGAATTATGACCGCATCATGGAGCTCTACAATGTTCAGAGATTCAACCGGCAAGCTCTGCACACTCCTCCAAGGTCTGAAGATGAG CAGCAGAGAGATTCTTCTTATTCAAGGATGGGATCTGCTATGGAAAGCCCTATGGCTCCATCAAACAAGGATTGGACACCAAGGAACCAGTATAAACCCTCTGGAGCTGGAAGTAGAGGCTATTTCCCATCCGATTCTTTTGatcatggtggtggtggtcacCACTATAATGCTGGTGGTTCTAGTGCTTATGGAGCAGGCGGGCACAAGGGAGAGGCGTCATCTTTCGATGCTTCACGGACAACAACCTCCTCTAGAGATGAAGCTTCAATCTCAATCAGCAATGCTAGTGATGTCGAGTCAGAATGGGTTGAGGAAGATGAGCCTGGGGTATATATAACCATAAGGCAGCTAGCTGATGGCACTCGGGAACTTCGCCGTGTCCGATTCAG CCGCGAAAGGTTCGGGGAGATGAACGCAAAGTCGTGGTGggaagaaaacagagagagaataCAAGCTCAATACCTTTAA
- the LOC18775891 gene encoding protein BREVIS RADIX isoform X2 codes for MFTCIACTKQTDDGGEEGGARGSGTPSTKEAVKSLTAQIKDMALKFSGAYKQCKPCTGSSNYKKGTPRPYPDFDTASEGIPYPYAASSSSTPAWDFTSNHQLGARSDSRFTRAYGGGDRTPGGASYAQSCDVVLDEDEPKEWMAQVEPGVHITFVSLPNGGNDLKRIRFSREMFNKWQAQRWWGENYDRIMELYNVQRFNRQALHTPPRSEDEQRDSSYSRMGSAMESPMAPSNKDWTPRNQYKPSGAGSRGYFPSDSFDHGGGGHHYNAGGSSAYGAGGHKGEASSFDASRTTTSSRDEASISISNASDVESEWVEEDEPGVYITIRQLADGTRELRRVRFSRERFGEMNAKSWWEENRERIQAQYL; via the exons atgttTACGTGCATAGCATGTACGAAGCAGACggacgatggtggagaggaaGGAGGAGCGCGTGGCAGTGGCACCCCAAGTACAAAAGAAGCCGTCAAAAGCCTGACGGCGCAG ATCAAAGATATGGCACTGAAATTCTCTGGTGCTTACAAGCAATGCAAACCATGCACAGGGTCGAGTAATTATAAGAAAGGAACACCGAGACCTTACCCGGATTTTGATACTGCTTCAGAAGGGATTCCATACCCCTATGCTGCAAGCTCAAGTTCTACACCAGCTTGGGACTTCACCTCTAATCATCAGTTGGGTGCAAGATCAGACTCAAGATTTACCAGAGCATATGGTGGGGGTGATCGGACCCCGGGAGGTGCATCCTATGCTCAGTCTTGTGATGTAGTTTTGGATGAGGATGAGCCTAAGGAGTGGATGGCACAAGTGGAACCCGGCGTACACATCACTTTCGTATCTCTTCCTAATGGGGGAAATGATCTCAAACGAATTCGTTTCAG CCGAGAGATGTTTAACAAATGGCAAGCTCAGCGATGGTGGGGTGAGAATTATGACCGCATCATGGAGCTCTACAATGTTCAGAGATTCAACCGGCAAGCTCTGCACACTCCTCCAAGGTCTGAAGATGAG CAGAGAGATTCTTCTTATTCAAGGATGGGATCTGCTATGGAAAGCCCTATGGCTCCATCAAACAAGGATTGGACACCAAGGAACCAGTATAAACCCTCTGGAGCTGGAAGTAGAGGCTATTTCCCATCCGATTCTTTTGatcatggtggtggtggtcacCACTATAATGCTGGTGGTTCTAGTGCTTATGGAGCAGGCGGGCACAAGGGAGAGGCGTCATCTTTCGATGCTTCACGGACAACAACCTCCTCTAGAGATGAAGCTTCAATCTCAATCAGCAATGCTAGTGATGTCGAGTCAGAATGGGTTGAGGAAGATGAGCCTGGGGTATATATAACCATAAGGCAGCTAGCTGATGGCACTCGGGAACTTCGCCGTGTCCGATTCAG CCGCGAAAGGTTCGGGGAGATGAACGCAAAGTCGTGGTGggaagaaaacagagagagaataCAAGCTCAATACCTTTAA